In the Bdellovibrionales bacterium genome, GATGGTTTTTTCGATAAGCTTTGAGCAACCAGCACTGGAAAGTACTAAACCACACAAAGCGAAAAGTTTAACTAACTTCAAGGTCTTCCTCCATGTTGAAATTCAACGTCTTTTTATCCTAGTGGAGCGACCATGGCTTGTCCAATTCAAAAATGATCACGCACACTTGAGATTATTGACCTGGTCGCCGAACGCCCGCACAATAGACACTAAGCGAGGTAATTATGAACAAGTTTTTGGTGATCAGTTTGTTATTTATTGGCCAATGGGTCCCTCAATTCGCAACGGCCCAGATCGAATTTCACTCCGATCGGATCAAAACTATGAGTGTTGAAGAGCTTCAGCAAATCGTGACACGCAATATGCGTAAACTCGAGGACGACGACGAAGGCGTTAAACTGGTGGTGAAACAATCTCTAGAACTGGTCCTAGCGCAGCCCGACCAAAGTCGCGTGTCATCCGACATTTTTTCCCAGCTCAGGAATTTATCACGCGGTGAGAAGAACTTTTTAGACGCCCTCGAGGAAATTATCGATGAAGGACTTACGAGTTTAAAGAAAACCGGAAAAAATAAAGATCTTCTGAGAGAACAAAACACCTACCTCTATATATTGAACAATATGTTAGCAGAGTTGAAGGGATCTAAAGATGTTGAGGAGTACAAGCGCCTCATCCTTAAAATTCGCGACGCCGAAATCGATATCTCCGATTCTTTAATCTCATACCGCTTACTTAATAGTATGGCGCAGGCCGAAAACCCATCGACGTATGCAAATACGATCTTTGAAAAAAAGAAGCCCTGGTGGAAATTCTGGTAAAAACCTAAAACCGGTATTCCGAATACAGCTCACCATATTCAGAATACCGGTATTTTTTTGCCCTCTTGACATATCCCTGCGGGGTATATACATTCAGCCCATGACACTTTGGCTCGCTCTATTTTTACTTTTTCCCCTCTCCCACGCCCATCCGGTCACCTATGAAGATGGCGTGATGGTCAAATCTATGTTTCGCGACGACATGAGCGAAAGTTCTCTGACTTACTCTTTCCATCGAATCATGGCCGCAGGCCTGGAAGTGGACACTCTTAATTTAAATGGCGTGGATACCACCTGGATGTTGAGCGAACTGAATCTGCGTCCTTTACGAATTAACACCGAAGACTCTCAAACAAATATTTATTTACTGACGGCGGCGGGCGGTTACCGCGATCGACAGGATTCGGACTGGGCCGGAAAAGCGGGTTTACAAATCGATTACGAAACACGAAAGATTTTTGTAATGGCAAAGCATCAGGAATGGTTTACCGAAAATCTCGATACTCGGATGACCATGATTCAAGCCGGCTTCGCCCCTTTTGTTGCGGGATACAATGATTTGCACATTTGGAGTCTAGTGCAACTAGATTACAACGGTGACATGCGAAGATACGTTCAGATCACGCCACTTTTAAGATTTTTTTATAAAAACGTGTATTGGGAGGCGGGCGCCAGCACCCGCGGAAATTTTTATGGCCAATTTATGGTCCACCTTTAGGAGAAAAATATGATTAAAATTTTTATCTTTGCTGTCATTATGGCATTTGCGAAAGCTCCAGAAAAAACTGTTATCAAAGTGAACGGAATGGTCTGTTCATTTTGCGCTCAAGGGATCGAGAAAAAGTTTAAAGCGCGAGAAGAGATCTCTGCGGTCAGTGTCGATCTCGATACGAAGACGGTAGATCTCCAATTTAAAGACGGAAAAATTATGAGCGATGATGAGATCAAAAAGATGATCCAAGCGTCTGGCTACGATGTGGTGTCGATTCAAAAAGAAAGCGGAAAGTAGTGAATCGTCGAGCCCTCACCTTCATTACATTTTTTTCTTCGACGAGCACACTGCTTTGCTGCGCGCTCCCCGCACTCTTTGTCACTCTTGGCCTGGGCTCTACTTTTGCGAGCCTGATGTCCACAGTGCCTCAACTGGTTTGGTTATCGGAGAACAAAACTTATCTGTTTATTGTCTCGGGAGTTTTGCTGAGCTTGGGTGGCTATATGCAGTGGCAGGCTCGCAACGCCCCCTGCCCTATTGATCCCCAGTTGCGGCAAATGTGCATCACCTCTCGAAAATGGGGACTGGTTTTTTACTTAGTATCCCTTAGTATTTTTTTAATTGGTTTTTCTTTTTCCTATTTACTAGGTTGATCCCATGAAGAAAAGTAATCCAGATCACTCTAACGACATCGCTCGACTCAATCGAATCTTGGGACAAGTTGAAGGCATAAAAAAAATGATCGAAGACAAACGCTACTGCGTCGACATTCTCACGCAAACCAAGGCGGTAGGCTCTGCGATCAAAGGACTAGAAGCCTCAATTCTAGAGCGCCATCTTCAGCACTGTGTCTCCAGCGCCATCGAAGCCAAAAACAAAAACGAAAGCCAAAAAAAGATCGAAGAACTCCTAGACCTCTTCACCAAACGCCTCTAAGTGTCCGGCAGGTACGCCGATACTTTTTGAGAACCCCCGCGTTAGATTTTGCTAAAGCGCCTTTATTTCAAATGGAATATGTTTAAAGCGGCAGTTCTAAAAAAGTATCGGCGTACCTGCCGGACATTATTTTTTGGTTTTGATGGGGGATTTACGGCCGGGGTTCACGGTGCTGCAGATTTCGCAGCTGAGGCCGTGGCAATCGCGGGCTTGGCAAAATTCACGACCGTAAAAAATGATCTGCAAATGAAGTTTGCTCCAGGTGTTCTCGGCAAATAGTTTTTTAAGATCTGCTTCAGTCTGTTCGACATTTTTCCCGCGCGTGAGCCGCCATCGTTGCGCCAGTCGATGAATGTGAGTGTCCACGGGAAACGAGGGCACACCAAAAGATTGCGCCATCACCACCGATGCCGTCTTGTGACCCACTCCCGGAAGTTCTTCTAAGGCCTCTAGGTCCTGCGGCACTTTGCCACCATACTTATCAATCAAAATTTGAGATAATCCATGAATCGCTGCCGCTTTCCGAGGGGACAAGCCACACGGTCGTATGATTTCCTGAATTTCAGAAATCTTAAGCTTCACCATCTTTTGGGGAGTATCCGCCCTCTTAAAAAGTTTCGGAGTGACCTGATTCACGCGCACATCCGTACATTGTGCCGACAGAAGCACGGCGATCAGTAATGTGTAAGGATCTTTGTGGTCTAAAGGAATGGGAGGTGCTGGATACAAACGATCCAGCACTTTCTGCGCGAAGGCCGCGCGCTCGATTTTCGAATTCATTAGATAATTTTAATGCCGCTCGCATCAAAGAGATAGACCGTTTGCGGAGCATCGATTTTCATTTTTTCGATCTCAGCATCTGTCTTACCCTCGTCCTTAAGATAATGACGAAGAACTTTCGCAGGTAAATCCTTTTGCTGAATATTCCCTATGGCTACGACTTTTTTATTTAAAATGGCTTTGGGCACCGCGAAGCCATTGTCCTTCATCGTAATGCGGACTTGAGTTTCCCCGTCCTTAACAACAACCCAGCAGCCCATTTTTTCGCAAACTTTTGTCACTGTCCCCGTCGTGAGGACTTGTTGCGACTTGTATTTGTCGTAATCCTTGACCAAAGACGCCAATGGTACTGGCTTTCCGGCAAGTCCTGTTTTTTCCCCAAATTGTGTGGCGTTGTCTGCAGGACGCGCGGGATGTGAATGGTGATGTTCCTCGTTGGCAGATACAGGGGACACCAATAATAATAAAGATAAAATTCCTGAAAGCATAGTTCATCTCCTTTGAGTAAGATCTTAGAACTATAAATCGTCCTTAGGCCATTGGCTACTATCTTGTCAGTGAAGCCTAAAAACTGTATGGTCGGTAAATGACAACTCCGATAAGTAAACAGCGCAACATTCTCGTGACTATGGCTCTCCCCTACGCCAACGGCCCGGTCCATTTGGGTCATATGGTCGAAGCTCTTCAAGCAGACTTTTGGGTTCGCTTCCAAAAAATGCGCGGAAACACCTGTTATTTCTTCTGCGCGGATGACACGCACGGCACACCCATTCTCGTGCGAGCCCAAAAGGAAAAGAAGAAGCCCGAGGACGTCATCGCCGAGGCTTACAAATCCCATACTGCCGATTACAAAGACTTTCAGGTTCAGTTTGATAACTACTCGTCCACCAACACCGACACCAATCGTCAACTTTGCGAAGAGTTTTATAGCGCCATGGAAAAAAATGGCGCCATTTCTAAAAAGACCATTGAGCAGACCTACTGCCCGAATGATAAAATGTTCCTTCCCGATCGTTTCATTAAGGGGACTTGCCCCAATTGTAAAACGGCGGATCAATATGGAGATTCCTGCGATGCTTGCGGGGCGACTTACTCCCCCACCGAACTTAAAAACGCCGCCTGTGCCATTTGTGGCACTCAACCCATTTTAAAAGAGAGCGAACACGTCTTCTTCGAACTCAACCAGTTTAAAGATTTTCTAACAAAATGGGTTCCTCAACATACTAGCCCTGAGATCTCTAAGAAGTTAAATGAATGGCTTAAGGAAGATTTACGCGCCTGGGATATTTCTCGCGATGAGCCTTACTTCGGCTTTAAAATTCCTGGCTACATCGACAAATATTTTTACGTGTGGGTGGATGCTCCTATCGGTTACATCGCCTCGAGCAAAGATTATTTCGATAAACACGGGATCGACTACAAAAAATTCTGGCAAGGCGAATCCACCGAGCTTTATCACTTTATCGGCAAAGATATTGTCTATTTTCACACTCTATTTTGGCCGGCGATGCTTAAAACCGCAGGCTATCGCACGCCGAACGCCGTTCACGTCCATGGCTTCCTGACCGTCAACGGCGAAAAGATGAGCAAGTCGCGCGGGACTTTTATTTTAGCTCGCACTTATTTAAATCATCTCGATGTGAATCATCTTCGTTATTACTTCGCCTGTAAATTGTCAGAGGGACTCGATGATCTGGATTTAAATCTCGATGATTTTTCTCAACGGGTAAATTCGGATCTGGTCGGGAAGTTTATTAATCTCGGTTCTCGCTCGGCACAGATGATTCACAAAACTTTCGAAGGCAAAGCCAGCGTACTCAAAGGCCGCGGTGCTGAGGTCTATCAAAAATGTTTGGCTCAGGCCGAAACGATTGCCGGCCATTACGAAAAACGCCAGTTTTCTAAAGCCACCGTAGAAATCCGTGACCTCGCTGATTTGGCCAACAAGTACTTTGATGAAGTTTCCCCTTGGAAAATAGTCAAAGAAAATCCGCAAGAGGCTCACGAGCATCTAACGGCCGCATTAAATATATTTAGAGTTCTTACGATTTACATGGCACCGATTCTTCCCGAACTGGCAAATAAAGTTTCGGCTTTGTTTAACGAGACAGGAAGCTACAAGTGGTCTGATCTTTCCAAAACCATAGAAAACACAAAACTCAATCCATTCTCTCACCTTTTACAGCGTGTAGAGCCGGAGAAAATTAAGAATATGCTCGACGAAAATAAAAAAGACGCTCCAAAGACCGAAGCCCCCGCAACTGCAACCGCAAAAGCCGCGACTGTTTCTGAATCTGGGATTTACACGATCGATGATTTTGCAAAAATCGACCTTCGCATCGCTCGCATCGATAATGCGGAAGATGTCGAGGGCACCGACAAAATGCTGAAACTCTCGGTGAGCATCGGCGAAACTAAAAAAACGATCTTTGCGGGAATTAAAAAATCCTACAAACCCGAGGCTCTCATCGGAAAACAAGTTTTAGTGATCGCCAATCTCGCTCCTCGCAAAATGAAGTTCGGAATCTCCGAGGGAATGGTCCTTTGCGCGGGCGATGGCGACCAAGCCTTCATCATGAGCCCGGACACCGCAAACTCCATCCATGGCAGCAAAGTCAAATAAGCCAAAAGGTTCCAGGTTCCTTAAAAGAACCTGGAACCTTTTGATAAACCTAGACTTCTCAACCATTCCTTAACCAACTTTTGACTTAAGCTTGTCGATCCTATTGCAGGAATCTCTTTACACTTAAACTATGTTTATGGCGGACTTCCATCTGCATTCGACTTACAGTGACGGAGTTCTTTCAATTCGAGAACTGGTCGATCTGATGGGAAAGACTGGCCACGGCGCGATCGCGATTACCGACCACTTGTGTGAGTACAAAACTTTTTTAGGGAAAAGTGCACACTTGCTTTCCAAATCCCTCGGAAAAGATAATTTTCAAGATTATCTGGATGAGATCGCTTACGAAAAAGAAAGGGCCTGGAACGTTTACAGGATGGTGGTTATTCCCGGAGTTGAAATCACTAAAAATTCTTTTTCGCATAAAAACTCCGCTCACATTTTGGCTCTCGACATTCGGGAATATATTAACCCCGACCTTAATATCCTGGATGTCATCCATTCCATTAAAGCACAGGGTGGGCTCGCCATTGCGGCCCACCCTGTTTATACCGGGGAAATCGAGTCACAAACCTACCGCCTTTGGGATCATCGGGAGGAGCTCGCGGATCACATTGATGCTTGGGAAGTGGCCAGTGGTAAAAAATTATTTAATGAAGTTCTCATGAGCGGTTTACCCATCATCGCGAATAGTGATCTCCACAAGCCATCCCAGGTGGAATCCTGGAAGACTCACGTCCATGGCGATCGGGAAGTGGGATCGATCAAACGCGCCATCCGCCAGCAAGATTTCACTCTTAAATATTTTCCACTGGCTCAAGAGTCACTGATACCTAATGGCCTGCCGGCTTTTTCTCGCCAGCTTCGATAGCTATGTTTAATTTGTTTTCTGCAGGAGCTATCGGGCAAGTCGCATAAGCGATATGCGCACAGGGCGGATTGTAAGCCTGATTAAAATCTAAAACAACTTTACCATCCCGACCTAACTTCGTCTCAAGGAAGCGACCCGTCCCGTAAGACGTTTTGCCGGTGCTTTGATCTTTAAAAACAA is a window encoding:
- the metG gene encoding methionine--tRNA ligase; translation: MSKQRNILVTMALPYANGPVHLGHMVEALQADFWVRFQKMRGNTCYFFCADDTHGTPILVRAQKEKKKPEDVIAEAYKSHTADYKDFQVQFDNYSSTNTDTNRQLCEEFYSAMEKNGAISKKTIEQTYCPNDKMFLPDRFIKGTCPNCKTADQYGDSCDACGATYSPTELKNAACAICGTQPILKESEHVFFELNQFKDFLTKWVPQHTSPEISKKLNEWLKEDLRAWDISRDEPYFGFKIPGYIDKYFYVWVDAPIGYIASSKDYFDKHGIDYKKFWQGESTELYHFIGKDIVYFHTLFWPAMLKTAGYRTPNAVHVHGFLTVNGEKMSKSRGTFILARTYLNHLDVNHLRYYFACKLSEGLDDLDLNLDDFSQRVNSDLVGKFINLGSRSAQMIHKTFEGKASVLKGRGAEVYQKCLAQAETIAGHYEKRQFSKATVEIRDLADLANKYFDEVSPWKIVKENPQEAHEHLTAALNIFRVLTIYMAPILPELANKVSALFNETGSYKWSDLSKTIENTKLNPFSHLLQRVEPEKIKNMLDENKKDAPKTEAPATATAKAATVSESGIYTIDDFAKIDLRIARIDNAEDVEGTDKMLKLSVSIGETKKTIFAGIKKSYKPEALIGKQVLVIANLAPRKMKFGISEGMVLCAGDGDQAFIMSPDTANSIHGSKVK
- a CDS encoding DUF4920 domain-containing protein, producing the protein MLSGILSLLLLVSPVSANEEHHHSHPARPADNATQFGEKTGLAGKPVPLASLVKDYDKYKSQQVLTTGTVTKVCEKMGCWVVVKDGETQVRITMKDNGFAVPKAILNKKVVAIGNIQQKDLPAKVLRHYLKDEGKTDAEIEKMKIDAPQTVYLFDASGIKII
- a CDS encoding PHP domain-containing protein; translated protein: MADFHLHSTYSDGVLSIRELVDLMGKTGHGAIAITDHLCEYKTFLGKSAHLLSKSLGKDNFQDYLDEIAYEKERAWNVYRMVVIPGVEITKNSFSHKNSAHILALDIREYINPDLNILDVIHSIKAQGGLAIAAHPVYTGEIESQTYRLWDHREELADHIDAWEVASGKKLFNEVLMSGLPIIANSDLHKPSQVESWKTHVHGDREVGSIKRAIRQQDFTLKYFPLAQESLIPNGLPAFSRQLR
- a CDS encoding metal-sensitive transcriptional regulator produces the protein MKKSNPDHSNDIARLNRILGQVEGIKKMIEDKRYCVDILTQTKAVGSAIKGLEASILERHLQHCVSSAIEAKNKNESQKKIEELLDLFTKRL
- the nth gene encoding endonuclease III, with the translated sequence MNSKIERAAFAQKVLDRLYPAPPIPLDHKDPYTLLIAVLLSAQCTDVRVNQVTPKLFKRADTPQKMVKLKISEIQEIIRPCGLSPRKAAAIHGLSQILIDKYGGKVPQDLEALEELPGVGHKTASVVMAQSFGVPSFPVDTHIHRLAQRWRLTRGKNVEQTEADLKKLFAENTWSKLHLQIIFYGREFCQARDCHGLSCEICSTVNPGRKSPIKTKK
- a CDS encoding cation transporter, with translation MIKIFIFAVIMAFAKAPEKTVIKVNGMVCSFCAQGIEKKFKAREEISAVSVDLDTKTVDLQFKDGKIMSDDEIKKMIQASGYDVVSIQKESGK